From the genome of Bradyrhizobium sp. ORS 278:
TCGATCGCGTGAACCCGTCGCTGAACCTGCCGCCGATCGATGCGCGGTCGCCTGACACCCGGGTCGGCAACGCCAATGAAGCCGCGATCCGCTTGCAGTACGGCTCGAACTACGGCCGCTCCGCGATCCCCTTCCGGCCTGCATCGCCGAGCTATCTGGCTCCGCGCCGCTGATGAACATGGTCCTGCTGATCCGGACGATACGCTTGAGGCGATGGGTTGCCGCGACTGGTTTCGGTGTGTTGCTCGGTGCGGCGGCCGGCGCGTTAGCCCTAGCGAGTGAGGCGGAGCGGGCGGAGGATAGCCCGGCCGCGAGCATGCTCGACAACGAATCCGACAGTGAGATTCCGCCGCTGCAGCTCGAGCGCTTCGCCCCCAGGCCCTTGTCGGCCGCGGACCTGCCGCCCGCTAGCCCGTTCGCGCGCGGGGCGACGAGCCGCGGTCTGCGTGCGACCAGCATGATCCTGCCGCGGGACTGGCGCGCACAACGTTCCGAGTACCGCGACTTGATCGAGCGTGAGGCATCAGCGGAAGGGGTGCCGCCGGCCATCGTCGATGCGGTCATGGCCGTCGAGAGCAGCTATGTTCCGACGGTGGTCGGACTTGATGGCGAGATCGGCCTGATGCAGGTCATGCCCTCAACCGCGCGCATGCTTGGCTTCACCGGGACGGCCGAGCAGCTTGCGGACCCCGCGGCGAACATCCGTTACGGCACCAAATATCTGGCGGGCGCGTGGCGTCTCGCGGGTGGCGACCTCTGTACCGCCGCCATGAAATATCGGGCCGGTCACGGCGAGACACGCTTTTCATATTTGTCGATTGCCTATTGCCTGCGAATTCGCAGTCACCTCGCCGCGCAGGGCGTCCAGGTCTCAGGAGACGTGCCGCAGGCGACCTTTGGACGCTCCGTCGCCACAGCGCGCACAGATGCATCCGTATCGGGGCGTCCGCTCGACATCGTTTCCCTGAACATGAAGCTCCACGTCCTGACACGCCGTAACGCGGACAGAGCTGCGCCATAATCAGCCGTACGATGTGGGACGGCCTTGCCGCAGCAACGCGTGCTCACGTCCGAAAGAAGATCCTTGGGGCGGGGGGAGAGCGGCGATCCGTCGCGGTTTGAGCCAAACGGGCGTTTGCGATATACGAAGTCCGCAAAGAGAGGATCTTCAGCCCGCGACACCGACGGCCCGATCGGCCCGGAAGCAACTCGGGTGGCCGGTCATCGGCATCTAGTTCGGCTTGTTCTTTCGCCTCGACCCGGGCCGCGGTGGTGCCTCACCGAGGCCTTTGCCGATCATGCGCCAGAGCCTGACAGCGTCTCGGAAGGCGTATTCATGCGCCGGGCTTCGCGCGCGCCACTCGAGCAGCTCCTCCGCGTCGGCCAGCGTCACTTCCCCTGACTTCAGTCGCAATATCCATGCGGTGGCTTGTCGCGCCAGGGGAGTCTTGCGGGGCGATCGATCGGTTCTTTTGATCACGGTCCAACGCTCTTGGGGAGACGCTGGGCCCGATGGATCCGTCCCGAACGACACGTCTCTGAAGGTTAGACGTACGGCGGACAGCAAAACCGAATTTGACCGTGGGGCGCTTCAGACGGTCGGCGCAGTGCTCCACCGCCTGCTTCAGATCGCTCTCGACCGTCCGGACAGTCACGCCCATCCGCTGTGCGATCTCGCGATGAGGTAGCCCCTCGATGCGCGACAGCATTAGCACTTGACGACGCCGTTCCGGGAGGTCCGCCAGAGCCCGTCGCAGCAGCGCGATATCCGAACGCTCCTCGATTTCACGCTCTGGGCTCGGACGATCATCCGGAATGTCGAGCAGGACGTCGACCTCCTCGGTGGTGAGGCGCCGCGCCTGAGCGCGCCGGTGGTCATTGGCGATGTTCAGTGCGATCCGGAAAAGATAGGCCTTCGGACTCTTGATCTCGTCGGTCGAGTGCATGGACTCGATCTTGAGATAGGTCTCCTGAAGGACCTCCGACGCCAGATCGGCCGATCCCAGACGGCGCGTGAGCTGCTGATCGATGACGCTGTAGTTCGCAAGCATCAAGTCGCGCAACGTTCTGATGTTGTCGATCGCCATTTTGTTGTGCCCCCAAGTCTCGGTTTACGGCGAAAGTAACGTTTCGGGGCTACGGAAGTGTGACGACGATGTGTTGCGTGTAACGTAATGCGGCGAGTGATGTTAGTTTGACGCAGTGTCGTAGCGTTGCGCGGATTCCGTCAAAGATCGCAAAGTTTTTTTTCGGCATGTCCTGACATAGTGCGTCTAACGGTTAGGCGTGATCACGGCGTGATCGCGCAGCTGCGTTGCTGCGGGCTAATCGTTGATGATGCATCGTGTTAATCGTACCATTCCGCGTCCGGCGTGCCGTCCAGTGCCCGCGCACCGCCGTTGCGTCCTGTCGTGGTCTCAGCTCAGACGTGCGTCGGTGCTGTCCGTACTCCTGCTGAGCGTGGCGCACGGGCCGCTCCTGGCCAACACCGACGGCGATACCGGCAAGACGCCTTCGGCGGACAAGCCTGCGACAAAGAAACTGAAGCCGAAGCAGAACCCGGGCGACGGAGCAAGAGCCGACAAGGGGACGGCTACAAAGCCGAGCCCACGCTTCGATATCGACGAATATCGCGTCGAGGGGGCTGACAGGCTGCCGCAGATCGATGTCGAAGCTGCGGTTTATCCGTTCCTCGGTCCGGGGCGATCGGCCGAAGATGTCGAGAAGGCCCGTGCGGCGTTGGAGAAGGCCTATCATGATCGCGGTCTGCAGACCGTCGGCGTTTCCATACCGGAGCAGGATGCGACGCGTGGCTTCGTCGTGCTCAAGGTCGCCGAGAACAAAGTCGGCCGTCTACGCGTGAAGGGCTCGCGCTACTTCGATCTTGCCAAGATCAAGGAGAGTGCGCCGTCGCTCAAGGAAGGCACGGTGCCCGACTTCAAGGCCGTCACCAGGGATATCGTCAGTCTCAATCAATGGCCGGACCGTCGAGTCACGCCGGCGCTGCGCGCGGGCGTCACGCCCGGCACCGTCGACGTCGATTTGAACGTCGAGGACACCTATCCGCTGCACGGCAGCTACGAGATCAACAATCGGCAGAGCCCGAGCACATCGGCGCTGCGCTCCAGCATCGTGCTTCACTACGACAATTTTTGGCAAAGGGGCGATTCCGCCAATGTGAGCTACCAGGAGGCCTCTCTCAATCGAAAGGACGCCATGGTGGTCTCCGGCTCGTATCTCGCGCGAACGGACCGCGACTGGCTCAATGTCCTGTTATATGGGGTGAAGTCCTGGAGTTCGGTCGCGACCGTCGGCGGAGCCAATGTGATCGGTCCCGGCCAGGTGATTGGCGCCCGTGCCGTGATTACGCTTCCGGCCAAGGGCGATCTCGTGCACAACATCTCGCTCGGTGCCGACTACAAGAACTTCGCGCAGACGCTGTCGCTCGCTGGCGGCTCTTTTAGCTCGCCTGTGAACTACGTGCCAATGGTGGCGAGCTACGGAGCGACTTGGAAGATCGAGAATGCGCTGACCCAGCTCAACGTGGCGATCACCGGCGGCACCCGCGGGATCGGCAGCTCTCTCCAGGAGTTCGATGCCAAGCGTTTCAATGCAACCCCCAGCTTCATTCATCTGAAGGCGGATCTGTCGCACACCCAGGACCTGCCGGGCGGCATGCAGCTGTTCGCAAAGGTGCAGGGGCAGATCGCCGATCAGCCACTGGTGTCGAGCGAACAGTTCAGCCTCGGCGGACAGGATACGGTCCGCGGCTATCTCGAATCGGAAGCCCTCGGCGATTACGGTACGGCTGGCACGCTGGAGATTCGCTCGCCGGACGTCACGCCCTATTTCCAGCAGAAGCTGGAGAATCCGATGGGCGCTCCGATCAATTTCAATCTCTTCAACGATTGGCGTTTCTATGTCTTCGCCGACGCTGGCCGTGCGAAGATCATTGATCCGCTGCCCGACCAGCAATCGCGTTTCGATCTCGCCAGCTATGGTGTCGGTACGCGCGTGAGGATGCTCAATCACTTCAACGGAGTGTTCCTGATCGGAGTGCCGCTGATCAATCAGCAGGCCACGATCGTCAATCATCCGCGCTTCAGCTTTCGTTTCTGGGGAGAGTTCTAGATGACGCGCGTCAACGCCCGTCCGCGCCGCTCGCTGACCTGGAGTGGTCAGGCGATGTTGCTGATTGCACTCCTGATCACGTTGTGGCCGGGCAGCGCCTCGGCGTGGTGGAACGAGCAATGGACCCTGCGCAAGAAGATCACGATCGACACCGCGCCGACGGGCGCGGCGATCACCGACCCGATCGGTCTGACACCGGTGCTGGTGCGGCTGCATATCGGAAACTTCCGATTCGGCGCGGCCAAGGACGATGGCGGCGACTTGCGCTTCGTCGCGGCGGACGACAAGACGCCGCTGAAGCATCACGTCGAGAAATACGATCCGCTGCTCGGTGAAGCCCTGGTCTGGGTCGGCGTGCCCGACCTCAAGCCCGGCGCGAAGAACGAGGTCTGGCTGTATTACGGCAATCAGAAAGCGCCGGCGGCGGTCGATGCCAAGGGCACCTATGATCAGGACACGGTGCTCGTGTATCATTTCGCCGAGCGCGGCGGGCCGGCGCAGGACGTGTCGGCCTGGGCCAACGGCGCGCAGAGCGCGGTGCCGGCCGCCGACGGGGCCCTCATCGGGCAGGGCGCGCGGTTCGACGGACAAACCTCGATCACGCTGCCCGGATCGCCATCGCTGGTCGTGGCCGAAGGCGGCGAGCTCAGTTGGTCGGTTTGGGTCAAGATGGCCGCGCCGCAGCCGCGGGCGGTGCTTTACACCCGCTCGGAGGGGGCGAACAGCTTCACGATTGGTCTCGACAATGGCGTGCCCTTTGTCGAGATCCTCAACAACGGCGCGACACAGCGCGCAAACGGTGCGGCTGCGCTGGACGCCGGGACGTGGCGACACCTGGCCGTGACGGCCAAGAGCAACCAGGTGACGCTGTTCGTCGACGGCAATCCCGTCGCGCCGATCCCAGCTGCGCTACCGACGATGACCGGGACCGCACAGATCGGGCGCGCGGTGCCGGCGGCCAGCTCAGCGGCTGATGCCCCTTCCGCATCGGCTGTCGTGGCGCCGGCCGCGGATGCGCCCGCGGCTGCGTCTTCCGATCCCGCCGCACCAGCTGCGGCGCCGCCGGCGGGCTTCGTTGGCGATATCGATGAACTGCAGATCGCCAAGGCCGCGCGTCCGGCCGGCTTCATCAAGCTCGCGGCGATCGGCCAGGGGCCCGAGCAGGCCAAGCTGATCTCGTTCAGCGTCGACGAAGAGAACGCGAGCTGGCTGAGCGGCTACTTCGCGGTCATCCTGCGGTCGGTGACGCTCGACGGCTGGGTCGTGATCGGCCTGCTCGCTGTGATGGCCGTGATCAGCTGGTTCGTGATGTACGATCGCGTCTCCTATCTCAACCGGATCTCGCGTGCCAACGCGACATTCCTCAAGCATTTCCGCGACGGCACGGTGGAAATATCCGAACTGTTGAGCGCCGATCAGCAGGACACCGATCTGTCGCTCGGCGGCCGCATCACCAAGAAGAAGGAAACGCGAGCGCTGCAGCGCTCGCCGCTGTTCCGACTGTTCAATCTCGGCGCCGAGCAGATCCGCCGCCGCTTCGCGCGTGGTCAGAGCAGCCTGTCAGGACCTGCTATCGAGTCGATCCGGGCAGTGTTGGACAGCGGTTTCGTCCAGGAGACACAGCGGCTCAACCGCATGATGGTGATGCTGACCATCGCCATCTCTGGCGGACCGTTCCTCGGCCTGCTCGGCACCGTGGTCGGCGTCATGATCACCTTCGCAGCGATCGCCGCCACGGGCGACGTGAACGTCAACGCGATCGCGCCCGGCATCGCCGCGGCCCTGGTCGCGACCGTGGCCGGCCTCGGCGTCGCGATCCCGGCGTTGTTCGCCTACAACTACCTCATCACGCGGATCAAGGATGCCACCAGTGAGATGCAGGTGTTCATCGACGAGATGATCACACGCATCGCCGAGACCTATTCCGGCAACCACACGGCACAAGCAGCGGAGTGAGGCGATGCAGGTCCAAACCGAAAGCAAGCCCTATGACGACATCAACATCACGCCGATGCTCGATCTTGCCTACGTCCTACTGGTGATCTTCATCATCATGACGACGGCAACCGTGCAGGGAATGAAGGTCAATCTGCCGAAGGCAAGTGCCGCGCCGAGCCTTGCGCAGCAGACCACCAAGGCCATCACCGTGACCAATGACGGCAAGATCTTCCTGGATACAATCCCGGTCACGATGGCGGAACTCGAACAACGGCTTGTGCAGCAGCGCGCGCTGACTCCTGAATTTCCCATCGTACTCCGCGGCGATCGCGAGACCCAGTACCAGAACGTGGTCGACGTGCTCGATCTGCTCGGGCGTCTCAACTTCAATCAGGTCGGCATGGCCACCAAGCCGCTGGTGAAGTGAGGGTAGGGCGAGCGCGTGCCATGAGCGACAACGATCAGACCGACAGCGACCAGCCGTCCGCGCGCCGCCTTGCGCTGATGATCGGCGGCGGGCTGGGCGTGCTCATGCTGATGGCGTTCGGCATCTACACGCTGCTCGGCGGGGACCGCGAGCCGCCGCGCAAGGTCAACGAGATGACGATCGTCGCGATCGTACCGCTGCCGCCTCCGCCGCCCCCTCCACCACCACCGCCGCCCCAGGAGCAGCAGCCGGAGCAGAAGATGGTGGAGCAGACGCCGGTGAAGCAGGAGATCATCGAGGAAAAGCCCGTCGATATTCCAAAGGACGCGCCGCCCGATGCGCCCAACAATGACGCGCCGCCTGGCCCACTCGGTCTCGACGATGCCGGCAAGGGACCGGGCGAGCTGCTGGGCCGCCCCGGCGGCCGCGGATTGATCGGCGGAGGCGGTGGCGGAGGTGGCGGCGGCAGCCGCTGGGGCTGGTACGCGAGCATCGTGCAGACCCAGATCGAGGCTGCGCTCCGCGCCAACGAGAAGACGCGTCGCGCGGTGATGCAGATCCAGGTGAGGCTCTGGTCGGACGCGGGCGGCCGTATCAATCGCGTGCAGCTCGTGACGTCGACCGGCAACACCGAACTCGACGCGGTGATCCGCGACCAGGTGCTCGGCAGCCTGACGCTGCGCGAGCCGCCACCAAAGGACATGCCCATGCCCATCATCACGCGCGTCACGGCGCGCGCGCCGAGCTGAGCTCGGTCGGGCAGGGGGAAGAAGAGCAACACTTGAACTGGAACGAGCAGAAGGTTGGCGTCATGGGGCAGGCTGAGTTGAAGAAGCAGGGCATGGCCGCGGCTGCAGCCGTCATCATGCTGGCGGCGGTGGGCCCGGCCGTCGCGCAGGACGACAGCGCGCCCGTGCGCCGCCCGTCGGTCTCGCGCAATGCGGCGCCGTCTGCGAATGCAACGGTCAACCTGATCAACCTGCTGGTCAAGCAGGGCGTGCTGACCGACGAGCAGGCGACCGCGCTGGTGAAGCAGGCCGACGACGAGGCCTATGTCGCGCGCCAGGCCGTGAGCACGGCGACTTCGCGGGCCGACGATGCGGCGAAGACTGCGGCCGCCGCCGCGAATGCCACCTCGCCGCCTGGCACCAAGCGCGTCACCTATGTCCCCGAGATCGTCAAGAAGCAGCTGCGCGACGAGATCCGCCAGGAAGTCATGGCCAAGGCCGAAAAAGAGAACTGGGCGTCGCCGGGGAAGTACCCGGAGTGGGCGCAGCGGCTGCGATTCTATGGCGATGTCCGCGTACGCTATGAAGGGGATTTCTTCGGCAAGAACAATAATCCGTTCGCGGCGACGAACTATAACGCAATAAACTCTGGTAGTCCGTTCGACGTATCCAATTTCAGCAATCCTTATCTTTACCCGACCTACGATACCGACCAGAACCGGAATAGGGCCCGTTTGCGGGCGAGGCTTGGGCTAGACGCAGATCTTTTTGACGGCTTCTCTGCAGGCATTCGTTTAGCCACCGGGGACGGTAGCTCGCCGGTGTCGTTCAACGCCAGCTTGGGAGGCAATGGCGGCAACTTCAGCAAGTACAATATTTGGATTGATCGTGGCTTCGTAAAGTACAAGGTGCAGGATATCGCAACGCTTCAAGCAGGCCGGTTCGACAATCCGTTCTTCAGCCCGACCGACCTCGTCTATCATCGCGATCTGGGCTTTGATGGCTTCGCCGCCCAAATCAAATACCCGGAATTGTCGAACATAACGCCATTTGCGGTTGGGGGGGCGTTTCCGATCTTCAATACCGATATCAACGCCGGATCGGTCTACAATCAATTGAATCAGATCGACCCGACGATTGGCAAGGCTCGTAGCGAGGACCGATGGATGTTCGGTGGTCAGTTGGGGGCCATCAGTCGCCCGCTACCAGATACCGAGTTCACTTTGGCAGCCGCTTACTACGATTTCACCAATGTTCAAGGACGGCTCTCCAGCTCTTGCTACGTGTTTGGAACGCAGGATTTCTGCAACACGGATCTGAAGCGTCCGTTGTTTGCTCAAAAAGGCAATACTTACATGCAGCTTCGCAATATCAGGTGGGTACCCGAGAATACGTTTGGACGGGACAATCAATTCCAATACTTTGGCCTCGCATCCGGCTTCCGTGATCTGGTTATCAGTTCACGGCTGGATCTCGCTCATTTTTATCCGATCCACATTATCCTCGACGGTGAATTTGTTCAAAACCTTGCCTGGGATCGTGCGGATATCGCAGCAAAGGTTGCTGCCAATCCGCTCGGCACAAGCGCGACGGCACCTTGCGTCAGTAATTCGGCAAACGCGAACACTCAAGCTTGCTTTGGTCCCTATGTCGGCGGCAACAAAGGCTATCTCGGCCGGCTCACCGTCGGTCACCGCGACCTGAAGGAGTTGTGGGACTGGAATGCCTTCGTCGGCTATAAATACCTGGAGTCGGATGCCGTGATCGACGCCTTCACCGACTCCGATTTCGGTCTCGGCGGCACCAACCTCAAGGGCTATTTCATCGGCGGCAATGTCGCGATCGGGCGGAACACCACGATCGGCGCACGCTGGCTGAGCGCCAACCAGGTCGCGGGCGCGCCTTACGCCGTCGACGTGTTCCAGGTCGATTTGAGCGCGAGGTTCTGACATGCGCCGTTGGCCCTTCTATCTCGCCGGCGCGTTCGCGCTGTGCACCATGGCGGCCAGTGCGGCCGACAACGAGTCCGACCGCCTGCGCGAGGCGCTGCGCGCGGCGACCGCCCAGTCGCGCTCGCTGGAGGACCAGCGCGCGGCGCTGCAGGCCAAGCTGACCGCGGCCGAGCAAGAGCGGGATCGGCTGAAGAAGCAGAACGAGGCCTATCGCGCCCAGGTCAAGGAGGCCGAGCAGGCCTACCGCCAGGCGGTGACGGATTTCAACCAGCGCATCACGGAGCGCGACGAAGCGCTCGAGAAATGGAAGAGCGCCTATGGCGAGGCGGCCAACGTCGCCCGCGCCAAGGAGGCCGAGCGGCTGAAGTTCCTGACCGAATCCACCGACTATAAGGCGCGCACCAAATCGTGCGAAGCCAAGAACGCCGAGCTCGTGAAGGTCGGCAACGACATCGTCGGCAAGTACGAGGCGATGGATCCGGTGGAGAAGCTCTGGGATCACGAGCCGCTGACCGGGTTGAAGAGGGTCGAGCACCAGAACGCGGCCCAGGATTTCCGCGACCGAATTCTCAATCAAAAGGTGAAGCCATGACGGGGCCGCGCGCAACATTCCTTCTCGCTACGACGCTCTGCCTGGCGGCGGCGCAGGCATCTGCGCAGAGCCGCACGCCGGCCGCCGCGGCGACGCCGGCCCCGACCCGCGGCGCCGCGCCGGCGACGCCGCCCGCAGCGGCCAAGCCGGCCGCCGGTGAGGAGCGGGGGGCGATCCGCAACGACGAGGTGGTCGCCCGCGTCGGCGACAGCGACGTCACGGCCGACGAGGTACGCGCCACGATCGTGACGCTCGATCCGCGGCAGCAGGCGGCTTTGATGCGCGACCCCGCGCTGCTCAGCCAGACCGTCCGCGCCATCCTCGCCAATCGGCTGGTGCTCAAGGAGGCGTTGGCCAAGAAGTGGGACCAGCAGCCGGCGGTCGTCGCGCAGCTTGCGCGCGCCCGGGAGAGCATCCTCACGGAGGGTTACCTTCAGTCGGTGACGCAGCCGCCGGACTCCTACCCGAGCGAGGCGGATATCAAGGCGGCCTATGAGGTCAACATGAGCGCGTTCCTGGTGCCGCGCCGCTTCCGCATTGCGCAGATTCTGGTCGCGCTCGCCAATGATGCCGACAAGGCCGCTGAGGACGCCGCGAAGAAGAAGCTCGAAGACGTCGTCCGCAAGCTGAAGCAGCCGGGAACCGACTTTGCCGCGCTGGCGCGGGCCAGTTCGGACGAGACGGCGACCGCGGAGAAGGACGGCGAGATCGGCTGGGTGCCCGAGCCGAACCTGCGCGGCGAAATCCGCAGCCAGGTCGCAGGCCTCGCGAAGGGCGGCGTCACCGACCCGATCCGGCTCGATGACGGTTGGCACGTCGTCAAGCTGCTCGACACGGATGCCTCGACCACGCGTCCGCTTGCCGAGGTCAAGGACGTCCTGATCCAGCGGCTGCGCGCGGAGCGGGCCGACGCCAATCGCCGCGCCTATGTCGCGGAACTGGTCAAGCAGACGCCATCGGTCGTTAACGAGATCGCTCTGGGGCGGCTGTTCGGGGCCAAGCCGGAGACCGCGGCAAAATAATCCTCGATCACCGCGGAACGGCGGGGAGTGGTCGCCGGCTCTCAAGAAGAGGGCGCTGGCGGGCAAGCGTGCGTCAGGCCTATCGGC
Proteins encoded in this window:
- a CDS encoding biopolymer transporter ExbD, whose product is MQVQTESKPYDDINITPMLDLAYVLLVIFIIMTTATVQGMKVNLPKASAAPSLAQQTTKAITVTNDGKIFLDTIPVTMAELEQRLVQQRALTPEFPIVLRGDRETQYQNVVDVLDLLGRLNFNQVGMATKPLVK
- a CDS encoding lytic transglycosylase domain-containing protein, which translates into the protein MNMVLLIRTIRLRRWVAATGFGVLLGAAAGALALASEAERAEDSPAASMLDNESDSEIPPLQLERFAPRPLSAADLPPASPFARGATSRGLRATSMILPRDWRAQRSEYRDLIEREASAEGVPPAIVDAVMAVESSYVPTVVGLDGEIGLMQVMPSTARMLGFTGTAEQLADPAANIRYGTKYLAGAWRLAGGDLCTAAMKYRAGHGETRFSYLSIAYCLRIRSHLAAQGVQVSGDVPQATFGRSVATARTDASVSGRPLDIVSLNMKLHVLTRRNADRAAP
- a CDS encoding putative porin, which gives rise to MGQAELKKQGMAAAAAVIMLAAVGPAVAQDDSAPVRRPSVSRNAAPSANATVNLINLLVKQGVLTDEQATALVKQADDEAYVARQAVSTATSRADDAAKTAAAAANATSPPGTKRVTYVPEIVKKQLRDEIRQEVMAKAEKENWASPGKYPEWAQRLRFYGDVRVRYEGDFFGKNNNPFAATNYNAINSGSPFDVSNFSNPYLYPTYDTDQNRNRARLRARLGLDADLFDGFSAGIRLATGDGSSPVSFNASLGGNGGNFSKYNIWIDRGFVKYKVQDIATLQAGRFDNPFFSPTDLVYHRDLGFDGFAAQIKYPELSNITPFAVGGAFPIFNTDINAGSVYNQLNQIDPTIGKARSEDRWMFGGQLGAISRPLPDTEFTLAAAYYDFTNVQGRLSSSCYVFGTQDFCNTDLKRPLFAQKGNTYMQLRNIRWVPENTFGRDNQFQYFGLASGFRDLVISSRLDLAHFYPIHIILDGEFVQNLAWDRADIAAKVAANPLGTSATAPCVSNSANANTQACFGPYVGGNKGYLGRLTVGHRDLKELWDWNAFVGYKYLESDAVIDAFTDSDFGLGGTNLKGYFIGGNVAIGRNTTIGARWLSANQVAGAPYAVDVFQVDLSARF
- a CDS encoding RNA polymerase sigma factor, with the protein product MAIDNIRTLRDLMLANYSVIDQQLTRRLGSADLASEVLQETYLKIESMHSTDEIKSPKAYLFRIALNIANDHRRAQARRLTTEEVDVLLDIPDDRPSPEREIEERSDIALLRRALADLPERRRQVLMLSRIEGLPHREIAQRMGVTVRTVESDLKQAVEHCADRLKRPTVKFGFAVRRTSNLQRRVVRDGSIGPSVSPRALDRDQKNRSIAPQDSPGATSHRMDIATEVRGSDAGRRGGAARVARAKPGA
- a CDS encoding ShlB/FhaC/HecB family hemolysin secretion/activation protein, translating into MLSVLLLSVAHGPLLANTDGDTGKTPSADKPATKKLKPKQNPGDGARADKGTATKPSPRFDIDEYRVEGADRLPQIDVEAAVYPFLGPGRSAEDVEKARAALEKAYHDRGLQTVGVSIPEQDATRGFVVLKVAENKVGRLRVKGSRYFDLAKIKESAPSLKEGTVPDFKAVTRDIVSLNQWPDRRVTPALRAGVTPGTVDVDLNVEDTYPLHGSYEINNRQSPSTSALRSSIVLHYDNFWQRGDSANVSYQEASLNRKDAMVVSGSYLARTDRDWLNVLLYGVKSWSSVATVGGANVIGPGQVIGARAVITLPAKGDLVHNISLGADYKNFAQTLSLAGGSFSSPVNYVPMVASYGATWKIENALTQLNVAITGGTRGIGSSLQEFDAKRFNATPSFIHLKADLSHTQDLPGGMQLFAKVQGQIADQPLVSSEQFSLGGQDTVRGYLESEALGDYGTAGTLEIRSPDVTPYFQQKLENPMGAPINFNLFNDWRFYVFADAGRAKIIDPLPDQQSRFDLASYGVGTRVRMLNHFNGVFLIGVPLINQQATIVNHPRFSFRFWGEF
- a CDS encoding peptidylprolyl isomerase → MTGPRATFLLATTLCLAAAQASAQSRTPAAAATPAPTRGAAPATPPAAAKPAAGEERGAIRNDEVVARVGDSDVTADEVRATIVTLDPRQQAALMRDPALLSQTVRAILANRLVLKEALAKKWDQQPAVVAQLARARESILTEGYLQSVTQPPDSYPSEADIKAAYEVNMSAFLVPRRFRIAQILVALANDADKAAEDAAKKKLEDVVRKLKQPGTDFAALARASSDETATAEKDGEIGWVPEPNLRGEIRSQVAGLAKGGVTDPIRLDDGWHVVKLLDTDASTTRPLAEVKDVLIQRLRAERADANRRAYVAELVKQTPSVVNEIALGRLFGAKPETAAK
- a CDS encoding TonB C-terminal domain-containing protein, whose translation is MSDNDQTDSDQPSARRLALMIGGGLGVLMLMAFGIYTLLGGDREPPRKVNEMTIVAIVPLPPPPPPPPPPPPQEQQPEQKMVEQTPVKQEIIEEKPVDIPKDAPPDAPNNDAPPGPLGLDDAGKGPGELLGRPGGRGLIGGGGGGGGGGSRWGWYASIVQTQIEAALRANEKTRRAVMQIQVRLWSDAGGRINRVQLVTSTGNTELDAVIRDQVLGSLTLREPPPKDMPMPIITRVTARAPS
- a CDS encoding DUF2341 domain-containing protein, translating into MTRVNARPRRSLTWSGQAMLLIALLITLWPGSASAWWNEQWTLRKKITIDTAPTGAAITDPIGLTPVLVRLHIGNFRFGAAKDDGGDLRFVAADDKTPLKHHVEKYDPLLGEALVWVGVPDLKPGAKNEVWLYYGNQKAPAAVDAKGTYDQDTVLVYHFAERGGPAQDVSAWANGAQSAVPAADGALIGQGARFDGQTSITLPGSPSLVVAEGGELSWSVWVKMAAPQPRAVLYTRSEGANSFTIGLDNGVPFVEILNNGATQRANGAAALDAGTWRHLAVTAKSNQVTLFVDGNPVAPIPAALPTMTGTAQIGRAVPAASSAADAPSASAVVAPAADAPAAASSDPAAPAAAPPAGFVGDIDELQIAKAARPAGFIKLAAIGQGPEQAKLISFSVDEENASWLSGYFAVILRSVTLDGWVVIGLLAVMAVISWFVMYDRVSYLNRISRANATFLKHFRDGTVEISELLSADQQDTDLSLGGRITKKKETRALQRSPLFRLFNLGAEQIRRRFARGQSSLSGPAIESIRAVLDSGFVQETQRLNRMMVMLTIAISGGPFLGLLGTVVGVMITFAAIAATGDVNVNAIAPGIAAALVATVAGLGVAIPALFAYNYLITRIKDATSEMQVFIDEMITRIAETYSGNHTAQAAE